In the genome of Tachysurus vachellii isolate PV-2020 chromosome 9, HZAU_Pvac_v1, whole genome shotgun sequence, one region contains:
- the LOC132851171 gene encoding uncharacterized protein LOC132851171, translating to MDNLAAHGLAGFVESFSLHEEPLISDFKIRCPALFKTEEICAEFERITTIPLASMFFSKLDGYSGKLMKIFANRGGVIGQQMKHFLVPTTQTDDIEVKRECIIKALCAYLNEEPTRLFQECFDTDNATAREAIQETVMGIYVTRLEGAEMEDSLGDVGVVLEGHKVLQNLCSVPYAAAMLMGLIYGLNLSYPSELRYTFEALQKLIL from the exons ATGG ACAACTTGGCAGCACATGGTCTTGCTGGCTTTGTTGAAAGCTTTTCTCTCCATGAGGAACCACTTATTTCAGACTTCAAAATCAGGTGTCCTGCTCTTTTCAAAACAGAAGAG ATTTGTGCAGAATTTGAGAGAATTACAACAATTCCATTGGCATCAATGTTCTTTTCCAAGCTGGATGGATACTCCGGAAAGCTGATGAAGATCTTTGCAAACAGAGGAGGAGTAATTGGACAACAAATGAAACACTTCTTGGTGCCCACTACACAG ACTGATGACATCGAAGTGAAGAGAGAGTGTATAATCAAAGCTCTTTGTGCCTACCTAAATGAAGAACCTACCAGACTGTTTCAGGAGTGTTTT GATACAGACAATGCCACTGCACGGGAGGCGAtccaggagactgtgatggggATTTATGTCACACGGCTTGAAGGTGCAGAAATGGAAGATAGCCTAGGAGATGTTGGAGTGGTGTTGGAGGGGCATAAGGTTCTTCAAAACCTATGCAGTGTCCCATATGCAGCAGCCATGTTAATGGGACTAATATATGGACTAAATCTAAGCTACCCTTCTGAATTGAGGTACACTTTCGAAGCACTTCAAAAGTTGATCTTGTAG